Part of the Strix aluco isolate bStrAlu1 chromosome 20, bStrAlu1.hap1, whole genome shotgun sequence genome is shown below.
CATTTGACGTCAGTCTAAGTTTCAAACAGCACTGAATTTATTtagctgtaaaacaaaacaaaacaaaacaaaacaaaatcctaaaaagaaaaaaaatcagaagaactTGAGTTGGCCTCAAGCGTTCATATATCacaatgaaaatcagcaactcaaCCCCGTGCAATATTGCTCTCTATTGAGTCATTCGATCCACACCAACAATACATGAGACttcaaacaggttttgttttgtttattaacaCAGCAAGTGTGACATTAGATAACCTTTTAAATACAGTACATGGTACAGTGCGGGGCCAGCTGCCCGCACTTTTCCCCATTATGAAGACAAAGCCAGCGGTGGCGGTTTATAAAAATATTGTGTTGCTACAAAAGTATAAATTAATGCTACCGGTATTAAGAAATATTAAACACATAAAACTTATAAggattaagaaaaatattcattaataCCTGTAGAAAACTCTGGcctaaaaaagatattttttgtatattttttgtatattttttttgtattttttaagatGACATGAGATTCTTGCACTCGCAGGTAGAGACACACGCAGGTGCATCTGTGGTATTGCCTAGAACATCTGCATctacagaaaggaaggaaatgcacACAAGTTACTGAGGggagggaaggtgaggagggaaaggagaacaTTAATTGTTTGCTTGATGAAACAACAAGAATTCAGCTCCCAACAGGAGGTTTCAAAAAACGAACATACAAACGAGGAACAGCTTCTCTTTTCAGACTGGCTGCAAACAAGGATTTCCTGATGGTTTGGTTTGTCGGCATGACACTTTCTAGCTACGGCGTGGACCAGAATCCTCACGGTCTGGACGATGTGCGTTCCTCCTGGACTTACAGCCTTGGCTAGTCACCTGTCACAAATTTTTTCAGTTCATCCGttatcagttttccttttaaataattaaaaaaaaaaaaaaattaaagtcccAGTAAGTTTAAAGGGACCATGGAAAACAGCTCCTAAGACTGTTGCTCCTTCCAGAATACATGTCTCCTTCCTTGAGCGGAAAGGTCCTTCTCCATagatagcaagaaaaaaaaaaaaaaaaatccctcctcccaccccccagcccactggaaaaaaaaataccatcctATCCACACACATTGCAGAGACCGCCACAAGAACCCCCAGAAGACTGAAAACAAGCATTCAAGGCTGATGAGGCTGGAAGTGTCTTTTTAAGGAACTTTGGTTGTAAAAAGCAAGGATTTGACATGCCTGTACTCATCAACTCCACTGTAAAATATTCCTATTGTTAAGGCTGCGCTGCTCACCTGGGTACCaagacacgctgaccactgtcaATGACGCTAGAACGATGGGAAGGGAGAAAATCCTTTCAGTCAGTGGTTGATGTTGTGCATCAATGAGCCATTTACGTGACCCATTTCAGAAGCTATTCTAAAAAATTCAAACTCAGCTGCCTACAGATCATCAAACCCTAAAGGGTCTACTGGATATACCGTTGTCTAATGTGAGCAAAACTCTTCTGTCAAGTTATAAAACAAAGGACTCTAACAGGAGTAGTAAAAAACCCAACtaaccagccaaacaaaaaacaaaattaaacagaaatcccccaaacattcaatatataaaattaaatttcagggCAATACACTCTCATTGGTTTACCATTTCTGGCCTAGCATAAGCAAACTATCCCACAGCTCTAACGAAGCATTCAACTTGGAGCTGTGCTTGGGTTTCtctctattttattgttttgttcaGTGGCATTTCCAGAAGCCCCAGGAAGATGATAACCCGTGGCACGGGGACAGGTCCCATGCACTGTGGAAAGGGAGTTCTTATTGCTACGGAGCAACACCTTCAGAAGTATCTGACACAGCACGTTGTGTCTCAGCCGATGTTTCTGGGTATTCCCAACGGATCCCACGGACTCACGATCATAGTGTAGCACTGAAAAtgcacagcagaagcagcaaaacatttaATACTCTCCCTCACCCCGACTCTTTCACCTTGGCAGTATAAGACATTTGCTTCTCAACTggtgttttctcctctgcccctCCTGCTGGCTGACCTCCCTCCTTCATGAAACCTGGTTAAGGTATATACTGGAGTGCTGGGAAGGGTTTGGTGCTGGTGGTGAGTGGGAGGATGTGGAGGAGGATGCTCTGTGAACCCTCCTGGACCTACTGGGCAGGACTGGCATTTTCCACCTCTACATCCAGTCTCTTTTCTCTCAGCAAGTCCAAAGCAGCCTTGTGCCTTACGGAGTGTGCTCCACGTAGCTGCACAGCCTTGTTTTAAATGATAGGACTCAAAAAACATTCCCATAACAGACTCCTCCCAGATGAACAGATTTCTCCTCCCTGAAAAGGTTTCCCAGAATTTGCctttagtgtctttttgttcattttcatccCTTTACTTCTAATTATTCCATAGGCAACAACTTGTCCCTTCCTGCGTGTGCTCCCTCTGAATGCCCACAGGAGCTCCTCTCCACCTCCTTCAGCCAGAGAGATGCAATTAGAGATCTGATTCTTTCCTCAGTACAAAGCAGCAGTCCCAGCCTTTGAATAACTCGTTGGCTGCTCTTTTACTGTCTTTTGATTTATCAGTAACTTGGTGCTGTCTACAAATGCACACAGCATTCTCCGTGAAGCACAATGTCTCAGTCACCCTGCTCCTGTGCAACAGTACGTGCTGGCTTGCCTACCCTGGGGTCCAGAAAGTGGAAATGGTCCCTCAGACTGGGAAAGGCTGAGTGGCCTCATCCACCAATATAAATGTACGCGGGAATTTCTTCTCATACTGAATTTTCTACGTTATTGCAAGCAGTTggagaaaaccaaaccaatcAACCTGAGACATCTCACTGAATACTGCATTAACTCAGATACCACAATTCAGAGCTCAAGCAATTTTCAGAAGTGTCTCCCCtctattttcagtcatttctgagCTTTGAGTGTATCTGCCACAACTTCGTTTGcaaaattcacataaggatcatGACTCCCTGAGCTGCTTCTGGACGTATTCTCTGATCAGCGGGGGAGAACACCCAGGAAGCGCAGTTAAACCAGTGCAGGTGGTTCACGTGGATGCTTAAACCAATTTATCTCAAAGCTAAACTGGTTTAACCAGCAATTAACAGACAACTGAATTAGACAAAACCTGAGCCCACAGTCAGTTTTCACAGAAAGTTTTCCAGATTGCACTAGTTCACATACAACCAAATCAGTTTTCTTAGAACAGATATGTATCTTTGATAAAAGGGAAGTTTACTTCCATCTAAAACTGACCCAGATGCAAGACACCAAGACCATCCTGCGAGCCAGAATACAACTACTGTCTGCTGCTAGAGACATGGGGAGAAGAGACAGGCACAGGAGACAAATCGGGGCTCCATGTTCTCCACTGACCCTCCGGCTGCTGTACTCACACATAAACAACcttctgttttggagagctctgtcTTTGCGTACCACCTTCTCAGTATTCTAGTAGCAAGGATCTTCAGACAGGACTGGAAGGCCCTTCATTCTTTACAGTTGGTGCTTGCTCCCCACCTGAAGATCACAACCCCTCCCAAAGCAAACTGTGAAGTCAGAAGTCTGCAAGGTCAGGCACAGAGTAAGCAGCAGAAACACAAGAATGCCTGGAGGACACATACGCTGTTTTTGTGTTCCAACACATTTCTCAAGTGCAAGTAAACAAACAAGCAGAAGGCAAATTCCTAACATGACCTACCAGAGGATGATCCTAATTCTGAGGACTTCTCCCAGCTCAAAGGGAGCAGAACCTCATAACAGCTCTGGCCAAACTAAGAGACCCTCTCCTCTCCAGTCTACCATCACAGGACGGGCAATGCTCCTTACCACACAAGTGCTGCTCCATACCACTGAGCCATCACAaaatggaatcatagaatagtttgggttggagtAACCTGGCAAATAGCTTCCAAAATTCAGACCTTGGTAAAGAATCTATGCTCCCTAGAATGCAAATCCAAGTCttgaagagggaaggagaaatagGAGCAAAAAAGCTTGGCATTTAGGGTAAATACATATGCTCCAGATGTGCTTCTCTCCTTTTAACGAAGCATTATCAGACAAAAGTCAGCCTGTGAGCAAATACAGCAAGAATAGCTCCTCTGAGCTGAACACCCTGTAACCACGTTTAAGAGTCAAGAAAAGCTGTGGCTTCTTCCACTGAGTCGCTGGAGAAGGGGGCTGGCCAACAAGCTTCTCTTCTCACCCACTTTAGGGCTTTAggtttcatcttgctttttcagCTGCTAAGTTGAGTTTTTAAGTCTTTGGGAGAATCTCACCATCACTAGTGCAACTATAACCAAAGTTGCCTTGGAGGGAACAGTCACTCGGATGGGGGAGAGGGCCAGTCCGTCCCTCTCTTTTGTTGTCACAGCAAGAAAGCTCCAGATCTGATGCTAAAACCACACTgtaaaaaggggaaggggagatggGCTGGGAGGTAAGGGTGGCTGTGGCCTTTCTGTTTGCATGCCCTGGCTGTGCAGCCATGATCCAGCTCACTGCTGTGCACAGCCTTGCATCAAATGGGTGCACAAATTACTGCAATTTTACCTCATTCTCAATTTCAGAGCTTTAAATCTGTGCTAACTCTGCTTTGTCCACTTCCCCACCCTTAATGCCTTGCAGACAGACAACACAATGAGCCTGAGTTGGCAAATCCCACAGAAGTTAGCAGCCTGTCCCTTAGCAAAGGGGTGTTGGGTTTTGGAGCTTTCTTTTCAAAGGAACGTGAGGGTTTTGCACATTCGCCTGAGCATCGACGAGCCTCAGAGTGGCTCTCAGGATCTCAGAAGAACCAAGCAAAAAGGTGTAACATATCATTAGGAGAAAGAACTATAAATCCTGTCTCCAGTTCTGCCTATCAGCTGAGCTGCACAGTACACACTGTAGCCTCAAAAGCCAATTTTGCTTTGGATTCATCCTCCAGCCAAGTTTTCTTGCTGCAGGATACCTTGTGCTTTTCAGTGggaacagcagcacagcacaaatGCTTTGTAATTGGCACACATCTCACttaggatttttgtttgtagTTTGAGACTGAGTTGTCGTTTGTTACAGGTTTCTCCTGTACCGCAAGTGCAAACAGATGTGTAACCACAGGCCCAGCTGGTGGCTGGGCAGGCAGGATTTGTAcgggagaaaataaaaccagcaagaagAAAAGTTGGCCCTACAACCAATACAACCATTTGCAAAAGCCACTGCCAGAGAAATAAGATGTCCAAGTGCCTCTGCCTTGGCAGCTCATCTTCAAGTGCTGCTACCCCTGCAGCTGTCAGCGGGGTTGCAGACTCCGTCTTTTAAGATATCCATATGCAAAACTTAGATTTAGGAGACAACTAGTTTTGCCCTGATGCCAGTAACAGTGCCAAGAGGTCAATCCAAACGCTACACTCAAGCTAACAGTAGGTCCTGTTTCCAGGCTGAAAAGGGCAAGACAGCTGGGTGCAAAGAGCTATCCTCAGTGACCTTGACCTAGGGAAGGTCTCTAGCATGCAAGCTGTTCCCCTTGGCAGGGAAGCTGTCAGTTAGTGCCTGTCAGGTTCAAGGCATCTGCACACAAAGCCTGAGAGATTGGGTTTGCCATTTCTCATGTCTTGGGACTTGCAACTCCTATTACAACCAGAGATGGGATGGGCAGATGGGATCTTGGTTTAACATCTGTTCAACAGCAGCACTTCGAAGAGGGCCCCCAGTCTCACCACTGCATTGTCAGCAACAACACCCTTGCACTGTAGAAGGGCTTCAGCCTTCAGCCTGTCTGCTTGGAGCTGAGCGAGTCCGTCCTCCTGAACCTCTGATACTGCTCTGCTGCCACTGTGCCTGCAGCTCCAGAGCACACTACTGGAAGCAGAAGAGACTACTTCAAAAATAAGAATTTGCTTCAGTTTGCTTCCAGGATACAAGTCCCAGTGATGAAAAATTAACAGTTTGGCACCAGAAGCTGGGAACTGTCCAAGAGGCACCAAACCTGACAGCCTGCAGAGATCCTGTCCAGCGGCCCATGAACTGTGCCTATGGGCACTGGACACAGCAGAGCACTGACCTTGGTGGACAGCAGAGTGACTGAGATGTTTCTGCGTTATGATGATCTCTAATTGCATTTGGGGTGAGCCAGTAAGTGTGAACGTTTAAGGGCCCATGGCCTTCCCAGCCAGAACGATTCAGCAACGTAACAAGTAGTGTAATGCACTGTAGGTATTAAAAAGACATTCGTGCTACTAGAGGAAACGATTCCAAATAAAATGGGAAGATATTCTTTGCACTCAATCAGGAGCACTTACATTCAGAAGGATCTTTGAGCCCATGCACTTCTCTAAGCTTCCTTCAAACCCCAGTTTGACAAAACTGATGATCTTTGTTCCCCTGAAAAATCATACACCTTGGTTTGTCCTTGGCCTTGTGAAGGTTATTTTGAGTGTGTGTACTGAGAAACTTTTTTACAAAAAGTTTAGGTACAAGGGTTCTCAATGGCAGCTGGCAGACCCTGGCAAGCTGGCTGGTGGCCCACAGACATCTGTGCTGTCACCACTCGCTTGCTTTTCCTGGTTTCTAGCTTTCCCATATAAGCAACTGCTGTGGTTCCCATAACGACATTATTTAATCGCAAATGGGCTACTCTAGAACAAGTTTGAGAACCCCCGATATACAAAAATTCACAGAGAACTTAATTAGCACTGGGAATTCAGAAAAGAAGTTatgctgtaaaaaaataaatccaagaaaTGTAACAATTACACACATTTTCTGCCATGAgccatttctctttgttttaaatcaaactTATAATCACTAGCTAACATGTTAAACTCAAAACCGGGAGTGGAGACAGAAGAGTAACTtttgtttttttggaaaaaacatgtatgaaaacattaaaaataaaattaaaaaaacccttaaagtCTCCCTTCCTGATTTCTAAAGATATTGGTGTTCATAAAACACAGCTGCCCTGATAACATGCACCATATGTCAAGAAGGCTGCAGACAAATGCCCTCAAGGTGTACAGTTATTCAAAGGAGCAAAGTCCAGTGCAGAACTGGTCTGTTCAATGTAGTCTGATTATCCATGGCAAGATGGCCCAGGGGACAAGAGGAGAGGTGGGGTGgaggagaaacaaaagaaacttcaAGTCACTTTAGATCTCAGCTGCCTGAAGACTTTAGAACATCAGCCTCCCATTCGTCTGCCCACTTGAAAACATTAGAAAGTCTGTCAAGTCCACACACTATCTATGGAAAGGAGCACGTTCCTGGCAGAGGGCTGTCTCTCTCACGTGCTCAGCTTTCCTTTCAaacttaattttatatatatttatatttttatatatatataaaaaagcacTTGGTTTCCAGGGGCATTCATAATGAGGTCCACAGTGTTTAGaacttaaaattctttttctttgtttggaacagtgttttaaagttttgttttaattaaaagacagTCTTAAAGCATGTTGGACTTCAAAAACATGAGTTTGTTCATGTCTTCTGGACTGAGTAGCCGTCTCCTTTTGATTAAGAGAGCCTGCTCACACATATTTACACATTCGCTTCTGGCACCAACAGCAGGCACTGCTAAGAGCCAAAAGGCTAGCTTGGCTAGTTTTGTATGCTTTTGGGTAACACACGACCAGTACTGAAACAGGTCAGGGGTGGCCTGGAAAAGAGGTTCTTGCAAATAATCATAGACTTCATTTTTCCCAAACCAGTCTTCTTCCTGAGCTGCTGTGGCTTCCCCTGCTGCCCGAGGCTTCTTGGTTGAAGGttcaaattctgtttcttctgccCAGGACTCTTTCACCTCATTGATCAACTCACAGACCTTGCCAATGATCTCTTCGTGCTGGTATGGTGGGACGGGCCGCAACTTCTGCTGAGGGTCTAAGATCATGGCTACCTTGTGTGCCGAATGAACTTTGAAGTTCTCCTTCAGCGCCTCCAAGAAGAGGTGGCAGAGTTTGCTGACTACGCCAGCATCGTTAGCTTTGGAAGTGAACAGTTTCTCCAGTTTGACGTAGGTGGGCAGTACCAGCTGCAAGGTGGGCCGGCTCTCATTGCTCAACTCAATCACCGCCTGTTTCACCGGAGCCAAAATGGCTGCCAGGTTGCTGAGCAGGTGTTTGTTCAGGTTTTGGATGAGGTTCATCTTCTTGGCCCTGCTGTAGAACTCGCAGATCTGCTCGTAGCGCTCATGGACGAGCAGGAGGGAGTCAGTGACTGAGTTCCAGCAGGGCGGGGGTGAGGTCTCTTCCAGGGAGCCAAAGGTCTCCTTTGAGAGGCCTGTGGATCCTGCCAGATCTTCACAGACGTTCAGGAGCTCGATCACTTCGTGCATATTGCGAGCCTGTAGTGTTCGCTTGTTCAGCACACTCTGCACTACTGAGTTCAAGGCACAGGCCGAACAACGCAAGCACATGCCTGCCTTGGAGAACGCAGAGGAATTGACTTTGCAGTCTGTGACGTACACCGTCCTGATCTCTGACATCACAAACTCTGAGAGCACATTCTGTACCCAGTGGTGGATAAAATCACCATTATCTCGAATGTCTACGCCCTTAATTCCCAGGACGTAGCTCTTGATGTGGTTGCCTTCCACCTGATAAGCTGTCAGGATGTAGCAAGAATCGGGGCCGATGCTCTGAGAGTGGCAAGTGACACCAATGCCAAGGCAGGCATTGCTGCCCAGGGCGCAGGTGACCTTCACCTTCACTTGGTTGTACATCCGAGGCAGATGCTTCAGTGCCAGTGTGTTGAAATTGCCAAGGATTTCGGTGACAGAGAAGGCACCATAGCGAGCTCCACTATCCACCAGGGTCTGTGCTAGTTTGATGAATTCCTTCCCGCTCACCACGCTCAGAGCCCCAAGGTCAGTGCACATCACCCTCAGGAGCCTCTCGGCAATGTTCTGCCGCTCCTTCTCTGGGATCGCGCTGTTCCCTACTGAACCACTCGCGGATGCTGCAGTGAAAtacaaggagggagagaaagtACCGTATGAGCATTGCTGCTCTgcaacaggagagaggaggaagtcacAGAACAATTCTCAGAGAGTTCCAAAGAGGTGGACCATGCCCAGATGATGGGAGAGACATCTCCAACCCTGGATTTCTTCCCCCAATGGTTTCTGGAGAGAGGAACCTCCAGACACAGGCCTTGCGCTTCCTTAGAGCAGCACGAAGCTTATCTGCATGTTTCCCCTGGTGTGGGGACTGAGACAGAGCACACACTATCTACTCACAATCCAGTGCATTAACCAATGGCATCTCTGTGGTGTTCAGTGAGGAACTGCTTAGGTAAGTTATAATCATGTGTGCCGTTTGCTACCCATATCTACGGGCTGGTGTCACAGCTTAGCCCAGCTGGAAAACCTGTCCATTTTTGTGATTTGAGCCTTTTCTTTGAGACAGTTATTTTAAGAGGAGTTGCTTCAGTGAAGCATACAACTTCCTCCACCATCTCAAACAGCGCTGAAGCCCAAGCTTCCGTTTCTTCCTCTGATTTCCAGCAACCTTGCTATTTGTGGCTGATTTCGGGCAACATGAATGTCGTTTTTGGCCACACCAGGACACAAAAGCACCATGTTTTTGTATCATCCTTCCCCCAGGCTGCTCAGCCCAAATGCTTTGGAACTGATTTCCCACAGGGCTGTATTTTACCTTTTCCCGTAGTGAAGCACAAGCTCACGGACGAGCTGGGGGTATGGCCAGATGCTGGCTGCCTGCCAGCACAGGGAGTGACAGGTTATGCCTGTGTCACACCATGATGACTGGATTAGTTTTTTAACCCCAGGCCAGGAAGTCTGACCTTGGATCAGAAGCTAACTTCTTCCAGGAGTTCCCAAATGCATCTTCCTTACAAACCTTTCCAACCACCTCCCCAGGGTTCCCAGTGCTTTTTGCATACGAGCGCTCCTGTACAGGAATTACAGATGAAATCAAGCACAGTTAGGCGAGGACAAGGGCCTTGTGCAACGCCCATCACTGCTGCACCCTCTCTGTCACTTGTTCAAAGTGGACAAGTAAGCCCAGCATGAAAGAGCAAACGCTGCTACGTACTATTGTTGGCGTTATTTCTTTGGAGCTGTGGTTTCCACTTTTCTTCAACAACAGCTAGAGGTGATCTGGGCTGGCTAGAGGCAATATTGTTCTCGTTGTCAGCTGTGGGGCAAGAGACAGGGAGGTGTTAGAAGCACAAGGTAATAATGTACACAAAGAATGGGAAACAGTACCCATCTGCTTAGCATTTACTTATGGTTCCCTTAACTAAGGTGACACCAATCCACTACGTTCTCTGGAGCTTTTAAGCAGTTTTCAGTGAGACGGCACAGTACCATCAGAAACCTTGAAAACTGTCTATGGACCTGCAACCTATCACCTCCCAAAACGTGGCTGAAATGACAATGGCTTTTTCTGTGCACCAGTGACACTGATGTCATCAGCACACCTTGAGAAATATTGCACACCAGGAGGAATAGATGTTCCTTGTGCAGCCTGACTTGTgcaatttgtttgcttttgaaattaaaggAGGTGTAACGAACATTTATCTTTCCTTTGCCTTACTGCCTCTTTCTGCACCGCAGGTGGCTTCCCTTTTCTTTACTGTTAAGTACTTTGTTTTTCAGGCTGTGCTTAACTCCTTGATATCTAAACGACCTTATTACAATCTTCATATATGGTTTCCTACCACAGTAGAGAGGGAGCCAATCTCCTCTCAGGCTGCTCACTGCTGCCTCAGactggaaacaaaaattaaaaaaaaacaagtttcTGGAGTGTGACCAAAGATCATTCC
Proteins encoded:
- the ZNF618 gene encoding zinc finger protein 618 isoform X4 produces the protein MNQPDGSAPAAAAGAQADESNSSGRRSSSSRECLKRSPRSPKAEGSDSVTSQSSPSEEAGMMTEVKVKTEVPDDYIEEVIWQDDTKDSKKNIKDGPGDVPAEICVVIGGVRNQQTLDGKAVERGSPVGYTRNRYSGTWIFDHALRYTSGSYECGICGKKYKYYNCFQTHVRAHRDTEAASGEGASQGNNFRYTCDICGKKYKYYSCFQEHRDLHAVDVFSVEGAPENRADPYDQAVIAADEVKEEEPEPFQKIGPKTGNYTCEFCGKQYKYYTPYQEHVALHAPIKFSRSPLFVAVKTQASQSSKKTPASINRCSTLLHRTPSGVPPASQSQMFRAPNSGSPGSKAITAESAFSRRVEGKAQNNFEETNSNSQNSSAVHSGTEKPKEKRCKQNPSEPYTCGACGIQFQFYNNLLEHMQSHAADNENNIASSQPRSPLAVVEEKWKPQLQRNNANNTSASGSVGNSAIPEKERQNIAERLLRVMCTDLGALSVVSGKEFIKLAQTLVDSGARYGAFSVTEILGNFNTLALKHLPRMYNQVKVKVTCALGSNACLGIGVTCHSQSIGPDSCYILTAYQVEGNHIKSYVLGIKGVDIRDNGDFIHHWVQNVLSEFVMSEIRTVYVTDCKVNSSAFSKAGMCLRCSACALNSVVQSVLNKRTLQARNMHEVIELLNVCEDLAGSTGLSKETFGSLEETSPPPCWNSVTDSLLLVHERYEQICEFYSRAKKMNLIQNLNKHLLSNLAAILAPVKQAVIELSNESRPTLQLVLPTYVKLEKLFTSKANDAGVVSKLCHLFLEALKENFKVHSAHKVAMILDPQQKLRPVPPYQHEEIIGKVCELINEVKESWAEETEFEPSTKKPRAAGEATAAQEEDWFGKNEVYDYLQEPLFQATPDLFQYWSCVTQKHTKLAKLAFWLLAVPAVGARSECVNMCEQALLIKRRRLLSPEDMNKLMFLKSNML
- the ZNF618 gene encoding zinc finger protein 618 isoform X5, with the translated sequence MNQPDGSAPAAAAGAQADESNSSGRRSSSSRECLKRSPRSPKAEGSDSVTSQSSPSEEAGMMTEVKVKTEVPDDYIEEVIWQDDTKDSKKNIKDGPGDVPAEICVVIGGVRNQQTLGSYECGICGKKYKYYNCFQTHVRAHRDTEAASGEGASQGNNFRYTCDICGKKYKYYSCFQEHRDLHAVDVFSVEGAPENRADPYDQAVIAADEVKEEEPEPFQKIGPKTGNYTCEFCGKQYKYYTPYQEHVALHAPIKFSRSPLFVAVKTQASQSSKKTPASINRCSTLLHRTPSGVPPASQSQMFRAPNSGSPGSKAITAESAFSRRVEGKAQNNFEETNSNSQNSSAVHSGTEKPKEKRCKQNPSETASPLISNPFPLLQKPYTCGACGIQFQFYNNLLEHMQSHAADNENNIASSQPRSPLAVVEEKWKPQLQRNNANNTSASGSVGNSAIPEKERQNIAERLLRVMCTDLGALSVVSGKEFIKLAQTLVDSGARYGAFSVTEILGNFNTLALKHLPRMYNQVKVKVTCALGSNACLGIGVTCHSQSIGPDSCYILTAYQVEGNHIKSYVLGIKGVDIRDNGDFIHHWVQNVLSEFVMSEIRTVYVTDCKVNSSAFSKAGMCLRCSACALNSVVQSVLNKRTLQARNMHEVIELLNVCEDLAGSTGLSKETFGSLEETSPPPCWNSVTDSLLLVHERYEQICEFYSRAKKMNLIQNLNKHLLSNLAAILAPVKQAVIELSNESRPTLQLVLPTYVKLEKLFTSKANDAGVVSKLCHLFLEALKENFKVHSAHKVAMILDPQQKLRPVPPYQHEEIIGKVCELINEVKESWAEETEFEPSTKKPRAAGEATAAQEEDWFGKNEVYDYLQEPLFQATPDLFQYWSCVTQKHTKLAKLAFWLLAVPAVGARSECVNMCEQALLIKRRRLLSPEDMNKLMFLKSNML
- the ZNF618 gene encoding zinc finger protein 618 isoform X7 is translated as MNQPDGSAPAAAAGAQADESNSSGRRSSSSRECLKRSPRSPKAEGSDSVTSQSSPSEEAGMMTEVKVKTEVPDDYIEEVIWQDDTKDSKKNIKDGPGDVPAEICVVIGGVRNQQTLGSYECGICGKKYKYYNCFQTHVRAHRDTEAASGEGASQGNNFRYTCDICGKKYKYYSCFQEHRDLHAVDVFSVEGAPENRADPYDQAVIAADEVKEEEPEPFQKIGPKTGNYTCEFCGKQYKYYTPYQEHVALHAPIKSAFSRRVEGKAQNNFEETNSNSQNSSEPYTCGACGIQFQFYNNLLEHMQSHAADNENNIASSQPRSPLAVVEEKWKPQLQRNNANNTSASGSVGNSAIPEKERQNIAERLLRVMCTDLGALSVVSGKEFIKLAQTLVDSGARYGAFSVTEILGNFNTLALKHLPRMYNQVKVKVTCALGSNACLGIGVTCHSQSIGPDSCYILTAYQVEGNHIKSYVLGIKGVDIRDNGDFIHHWVQNVLSEFVMSEIRTVYVTDCKVNSSAFSKAGMCLRCSACALNSVVQSVLNKRTLQARNMHEVIELLNVCEDLAGSTGLSKETFGSLEETSPPPCWNSVTDSLLLVHERYEQICEFYSRAKKMNLIQNLNKHLLSNLAAILAPVKQAVIELSNESRPTLQLVLPTYVKLEKLFTSKANDAGVVSKLCHLFLEALKENFKVHSAHKVAMILDPQQKLRPVPPYQHEEIIGKVCELINEVKESWAEETEFEPSTKKPRAAGEATAAQEEDWFGKNEVYDYLQEPLFQATPDLFQYWSCVTQKHTKLAKLAFWLLAVPAVGARSECVNMCEQALLIKRRRLLSPEDMNKLMFLKSNML
- the ZNF618 gene encoding zinc finger protein 618 isoform X6; translation: MTDKDNFRYTCDICGKKYKYYSCFQEHRDLHAVDVFSVEGAPENRADPYDQAVIAADEVKEEEPEPFQKIGPKTGNYTCEFCGKQYKYYTPYQEHVALHAPIKFSRSPLFVAVKTQASQSSKKTPASINRCSTLLHRTPSGVPPASQSQMFRAPNSGSPGSKAITAESAFSRRVEGKAQNNFEETNSNSQNSSAVHSGTEKPKEKRCKQNPSETASPLISNPFPLLQKPYTCGACGIQFQFYNNLLEHMQSHAADNENNIASSQPRSPLAVVEEKWKPQLQRNNANNTSASGSVGNSAIPEKERQNIAERLLRVMCTDLGALSVVSGKEFIKLAQTLVDSGARYGAFSVTEILGNFNTLALKHLPRMYNQVKVKVTCALGSNACLGIGVTCHSQSIGPDSCYILTAYQVEGNHIKSYVLGIKGVDIRDNGDFIHHWVQNVLSEFVMSEIRTVYVTDCKVNSSAFSKAGMCLRCSACALNSVVQSVLNKRTLQARNMHEVIELLNVCEDLAGSTGLSKETFGSLEETSPPPCWNSVTDSLLLVHERYEQICEFYSRAKKMNLIQNLNKHLLSNLAAILAPVKQAVIELSNESRPTLQLVLPTYVKLEKLFTSKANDAGVVSKLCHLFLEALKENFKVHSAHKVAMILDPQQKLRPVPPYQHEEIIGKVCELINEVKESWAEETEFEPSTKKPRAAGEATAAQEEDWFGKNEVYDYLQEPLFQATPDLFQYWSCVTQKHTKLAKLAFWLLAVPAVGARSECVNMCEQALLIKRRRLLSPEDMNKLMFLKSNML
- the ZNF618 gene encoding zinc finger protein 618 isoform X3; its protein translation is MQYFLFFSSFFLLASHAGLGPGSFEELQHINISQGSSDRAKRQEKSTVKLSRRKRKWHLRCKSRERGRDYLADGDHFLMLGIPSDGKAVERGSPVGYTRNRYSGTWIFDHALRYTSGSYECGICGKKYKYYNCFQTHVRAHRDTEAASGEGASQGSALLTAEREKKPLSRAVFVLPWVESTETNNFRYTCDICGKKYKYYSCFQEHRDLHAVDVFSVEGAPENRADPYDQAVIAADEVKEEEPEPFQKIGPKTGNYTCEFCGKQYKYYTPYQEHVALHAPIKFSRSPLFVAVKTQASQSSKKTPASINRCSTLLHRTPSGVPPASQSQMFRAPNSGSPGSKAITAESAFSRRVEGKAQNNFEETNSNSQNSSAVHSGTEKPKEKRCKQNPSETASPLISNPFPLLQKPYTCGACGIQFQFYNNLLEHMQSHAADNENNIASSQPRSPLAVVEEKWKPQLQRNNANNTSASGSVGNSAIPEKERQNIAERLLRVMCTDLGALSVVSGKEFIKLAQTLVDSGARYGAFSVTEILGNFNTLALKHLPRMYNQVKVKVTCALGSNACLGIGVTCHSQSIGPDSCYILTAYQVEGNHIKSYVLGIKGVDIRDNGDFIHHWVQNVLSEFVMSEIRTVYVTDCKVNSSAFSKAGMCLRCSACALNSVVQSVLNKRTLQARNMHEVIELLNVCEDLAGSTGLSKETFGSLEETSPPPCWNSVTDSLLLVHERYEQICEFYSRAKKMNLIQNLNKHLLSNLAAILAPVKQAVIELSNESRPTLQLVLPTYVKLEKLFTSKANDAGVVSKLCHLFLEALKENFKVHSAHKVAMILDPQQKLRPVPPYQHEEIIGKVCELINEVKESWAEETEFEPSTKKPRAAGEATAAQEEDWFGKNEVYDYLQEPLFQATPDLFQYWSCVTQKHTKLAKLAFWLLAVPAVGARSECVNMCEQALLIKRRRLLSPEDMNKLMFLKSNML